A genomic region of Nitrospira lenta contains the following coding sequences:
- a CDS encoding PDZ domain-containing protein, with product MNMRAAYLAGCVMLGVLCSMEVRAADSPAPPSPYAHGDEAALPNGVIGVSLQVGAERIGDPAVLYVGMVHPEGPAHQAGLAHGDEIVTVDGTATAGKSYEQVVKMIRGTVGTAVKLGVKSEGGLRELSITRVAGDKLPKGPVGSHGGPSK from the coding sequence ATGAACATGAGAGCTGCCTATTTGGCTGGTTGTGTGATGCTGGGGGTGTTGTGCAGCATGGAGGTGCGCGCGGCGGACAGCCCGGCGCCGCCATCTCCGTATGCCCATGGCGACGAAGCGGCATTGCCGAACGGTGTTATCGGCGTTTCGTTGCAGGTCGGGGCTGAGCGGATCGGCGATCCGGCGGTGCTCTATGTCGGGATGGTGCATCCGGAAGGTCCGGCCCATCAGGCGGGGCTGGCGCATGGAGACGAGATTGTGACGGTGGATGGCACGGCCACGGCGGGCAAAAGCTATGAGCAGGTCGTGAAGATGATTCGTGGCACCGTCGGGACCGCGGTCAAGCTGGGCGTGAAGAGCGAGGGAGGCCTGCGGGAGTTGTCGATTACCCGCGTCGCCGGTGACAAACTGCCGAAGGGCCCGGTCGGATCGCACGGCGGTCCATCAAAATAG
- the rplI gene encoding 50S ribosomal protein L9: MKVILQETMDGVGHLGDLLDVRDGFARNFLLPRKKAVLANSRSIKAFEHVKRVAAEKAKKEKLEIEVHAKNVSAVTLTIEAQVGKDDKMFGSVTSKDLAEALAVQGFTIDRRKIQLAQPIKELGTITVPIKMPREVTATVTVRVVKKQEPEAAAEA; this comes from the coding sequence ATGAAAGTCATTTTGCAAGAAACGATGGATGGGGTCGGCCATCTCGGCGATCTGCTCGATGTTCGAGACGGGTTTGCCAGAAATTTCCTGTTGCCTCGCAAGAAAGCTGTATTGGCCAACAGCCGCAGCATCAAGGCATTCGAGCATGTGAAGCGGGTCGCGGCGGAGAAGGCGAAGAAAGAGAAGCTCGAAATTGAAGTGCACGCCAAGAACGTGTCTGCCGTCACCCTCACCATTGAGGCACAAGTCGGAAAAGACGACAAGATGTTCGGATCTGTGACATCCAAAGACTTAGCCGAAGCCTTGGCCGTACAAGGGTTTACCATTGATCGGCGCAAGATCCAGCTGGCGCAACCGATTAAGGAACTGGGCACGATCACAGTCCCGATCAAGATGCCGCGTGAGGTGACCGCCACCGTGACCGTCCGTGTGGTCAAGAAACAAGAACCGGAAGCTGCTGCTGAAGCATAA
- the glyA gene encoding serine hydroxymethyltransferase, whose amino-acid sequence MRDAIGSLDALKSTDLDVYAAIEAEETRQRDKLLLIASENFASPAVLAAQGSLMTNKYAEGYPGKRYYGGCEHVDTVEALAIQRAKELFGADHVNVQPHSGSSANMAAYLAVLKPGDTILGMDLAHGGHLTHGSKVSFSGMIFKAFAYGVDRQTETIDYDAVQKLADECRPRMLVVGASAYARILDFPRFQQIAKSVGAYLMVDIAHIAGLIAAGLHPSPVPFADFVTTTTHKTLRGPRAGIVMCKAEHAKAVDKIIFPGLQGGPLMHVIAAKAVAFKEALSPSFKRYQQQVIANARALAQGLVDRGYKIVSGGTDTHLFLVNLTNKGITGKEADAALDAAGIIVNKNAVPYDEKPPSVASGIRLGTPIVSTRGMREADMKEIVALIDRVLQHRHDAAVLEEVRAQAKALCNRFPIFHSY is encoded by the coding sequence ATGCGCGACGCGATCGGGTCACTAGACGCTCTCAAATCAACTGATCTGGATGTCTATGCCGCGATTGAAGCGGAAGAGACCCGCCAACGTGACAAACTCTTGTTGATCGCGTCGGAGAACTTTGCCAGCCCCGCAGTCTTGGCTGCCCAAGGCAGCTTGATGACCAACAAGTACGCCGAGGGTTATCCCGGCAAGCGCTACTACGGCGGATGCGAGCATGTCGACACCGTCGAAGCACTGGCGATTCAGCGGGCCAAAGAGCTCTTCGGTGCGGACCATGTCAACGTTCAGCCGCACTCCGGCTCATCGGCGAACATGGCCGCCTACCTGGCGGTACTCAAGCCCGGCGACACCATCCTGGGGATGGACCTTGCCCATGGCGGCCACCTGACGCACGGCAGTAAGGTGAGCTTCTCGGGAATGATATTCAAGGCCTTCGCCTACGGAGTGGATCGCCAGACCGAGACGATTGACTATGACGCCGTACAAAAACTGGCGGACGAATGTCGGCCGCGAATGCTCGTCGTCGGTGCGAGTGCGTATGCCCGCATCCTCGACTTTCCTCGCTTCCAACAGATCGCCAAATCGGTCGGCGCCTATCTCATGGTGGATATCGCCCATATCGCCGGACTGATCGCAGCCGGACTCCATCCCAGCCCGGTCCCCTTCGCCGACTTCGTCACGACGACCACCCACAAGACCCTCCGCGGTCCTCGTGCCGGTATCGTGATGTGCAAAGCCGAGCACGCCAAGGCCGTCGACAAGATTATCTTCCCGGGACTTCAGGGTGGACCGTTGATGCATGTGATCGCGGCGAAAGCCGTGGCCTTCAAAGAAGCCTTGTCGCCCTCCTTTAAGCGCTATCAACAGCAGGTGATTGCGAATGCTCGTGCGCTCGCACAAGGGCTCGTCGACCGCGGCTACAAGATTGTCTCCGGTGGAACCGACACCCATCTGTTCCTGGTGAACCTCACCAACAAGGGCATTACGGGGAAAGAGGCCGATGCCGCGCTCGACGCCGCAGGCATCATCGTCAATAAAAATGCCGTTCCCTATGACGAAAAGCCCCCGTCCGTGGCCAGCGGCATTCGGCTCGGCACGCCGATCGTCTCCACGCGCGGCATGCGAGAGGCGGACATGAAGGAAATCGTGGCTCTCATCGACCGCGTCCTGCAGCACCGCCACGATGCCGCCGTCCTGGAAGAGGTCCGCGCCCAAGCGAAGGCGCTGTGCAACCGCTTCCCTATTTTCCACTCCTACTAG
- the nrdR gene encoding transcriptional regulator NrdR, whose protein sequence is MKCPFCDELEDKVVDSRMAKEGEVIRRRRECLGCKRRYTTYERVEEILPVVVKKDGRRESFDRAKILSGLKKACEKRPISTATIEDVTDRIEKRIQEMGESEIESRVVGEEVMKELHQLDQVAYVRFASVYREFKDIDQFMDELKSLAQQRRER, encoded by the coding sequence GTGAAATGTCCGTTCTGCGACGAACTCGAAGACAAGGTGGTGGACTCGCGTATGGCCAAGGAAGGCGAGGTCATTCGCCGGCGCCGCGAATGCCTTGGCTGTAAACGGCGCTATACCACCTACGAGCGGGTTGAAGAAATTCTCCCGGTGGTCGTGAAGAAAGACGGGCGGCGCGAATCGTTCGACCGCGCGAAAATCTTGTCCGGCCTTAAAAAAGCCTGCGAGAAGAGACCCATCAGCACGGCGACGATCGAGGACGTCACGGATCGCATCGAGAAACGGATCCAGGAGATGGGCGAAAGTGAAATTGAAAGTCGGGTCGTCGGCGAAGAAGTCATGAAGGAGTTACACCAACTCGACCAGGTTGCCTATGTCCGGTTCGCGTCGGTCTATCGCGAATTCAAGGACATTGATCAGTTCATGGACGAACTCAAATCCCTGGCTCAGCAGCGTCGGGAGCGGTGA
- a CDS encoding sensor histidine kinase → MAPTKHRSTKVRSKSPKVGATNVAIIGAGRGGTALMEIFANDPLVQIVGIAEVNTQAPGVTLAKQLQIPVTRNYRKLLAMERVDLIIDVSGDAEVWQFLQDFHRMGVTIIGGASAKFMWELIGARIRATAEIENTLNKYQSLYRLYVKETGAAVTEERTRIACEIHDGLVQSLAGVNFKLDLCQELVRKNPKASLATIKESKAQLKLAIQEARQVIFNLRPLHYDKMELIPALTNYLKSYETQARIKAQFTVTGDEQILFPRTKIFLFRIIQEALSNVQKHAKADRVSIKLEINLEMLRVTISDNGIGFDMDAVLRDPDKWDHFGIRGIIERAKLVGGEGHIDSKQGRGTTITVEVPLMNKETSEHGQN, encoded by the coding sequence ATGGCACCGACGAAACATCGCTCCACCAAAGTCCGCAGTAAGTCGCCGAAGGTCGGCGCCACCAATGTCGCTATTATCGGCGCCGGGCGTGGCGGAACCGCGCTCATGGAGATTTTCGCCAACGATCCGCTCGTCCAGATCGTGGGAATAGCCGAAGTCAACACGCAGGCACCCGGTGTCACCCTCGCAAAACAACTCCAAATCCCCGTGACGCGTAACTATCGTAAGCTCTTAGCGATGGAGCGGGTAGACCTTATTATTGATGTATCCGGCGATGCTGAGGTCTGGCAATTCCTCCAGGACTTTCACCGGATGGGCGTCACCATCATCGGCGGAGCCAGTGCCAAGTTCATGTGGGAGCTCATCGGCGCGCGCATCCGTGCCACTGCAGAAATTGAGAACACGCTCAATAAGTATCAGTCTCTCTACCGGCTGTATGTCAAAGAAACCGGCGCGGCGGTCACTGAAGAACGAACACGCATCGCTTGCGAGATCCATGATGGCCTTGTCCAGAGCCTCGCCGGCGTCAATTTCAAGCTCGATTTATGCCAGGAACTGGTACGCAAGAACCCGAAAGCAAGTCTCGCCACGATCAAGGAAAGCAAGGCCCAGCTGAAACTCGCCATCCAAGAAGCCCGGCAAGTCATTTTCAATTTGCGGCCCCTCCATTATGACAAAATGGAGCTGATTCCCGCGCTGACCAATTACCTCAAGTCTTACGAAACGCAAGCTCGCATCAAAGCGCAGTTCACCGTGACCGGGGATGAACAAATCCTGTTTCCCCGGACGAAGATCTTCCTGTTCCGGATTATTCAGGAAGCCTTAAGCAATGTCCAAAAACACGCGAAGGCCGATCGTGTCTCCATCAAATTGGAGATCAACCTCGAGATGCTGCGCGTGACCATTTCAGACAATGGCATCGGCTTTGATATGGACGCCGTGCTGCGCGACCCGGATAAATGGGACCACTTTGGCATTCGAGGCATCATTGAGCGTGCCAAACTCGTCGGCGGAGAGGGACACATCGATTCCAAGCAGGGGCGAGGCACGACGATCACCGTCGAAGTCCCCCTCATGAATAAGGAGACTAGTGAACATGGACAAAATTAA
- a CDS encoding response regulator transcription factor gives MDKIKVLIADDHRVVREGLAAILKTKEDLHIVGEAQDGMEAVEKAKALVPDVILMDVSMPRMGGVEATRQIKREFPHIGIVALTMYEEQQYIFDLVRAGATGYLLKDSESSQIVAAIRAIYRGESLIHPSVASKILAEFSLMAQKKGKKPGWVEHDLTEREITVLRLVADGKTNKEIANALDLSEKTVKNHVRNIFHKLQVYDRTQAAILAIRKGLIELDPRP, from the coding sequence ATGGACAAAATTAAAGTCCTCATTGCCGATGACCATCGCGTTGTTCGAGAAGGACTGGCCGCCATTCTCAAAACCAAAGAAGATCTCCATATCGTAGGAGAAGCCCAGGATGGAATGGAAGCCGTCGAAAAGGCCAAGGCTCTGGTTCCCGATGTCATTCTTATGGACGTCAGCATGCCTCGTATGGGGGGCGTCGAAGCCACGAGGCAAATCAAACGCGAGTTCCCTCATATCGGAATCGTCGCGCTGACGATGTATGAAGAACAGCAGTACATCTTCGATCTCGTTCGGGCCGGTGCCACCGGTTACTTGCTGAAAGATTCCGAATCTTCCCAAATCGTCGCGGCAATTCGCGCAATTTATCGAGGCGAATCGTTGATTCACCCGTCAGTCGCCAGCAAGATTCTTGCTGAATTTTCCCTCATGGCTCAGAAGAAAGGGAAAAAGCCGGGGTGGGTGGAACATGACCTCACCGAACGTGAAATCACGGTTCTCCGGTTAGTGGCTGACGGAAAAACCAACAAAGAGATCGCAAACGCATTGGACCTCAGCGAAAAAACCGTAAAAAATCACGTGCGCAACATTTTCCACAAACTACAGGTCTATGACCGAACCCAGGCGGCCATCCTCGCAATCCGGAAAGGGCTAATTGAACTGGACCCACGACCCTGA
- the lpxC gene encoding UDP-3-O-acyl-N-acetylglucosamine deacetylase: MTTRHLNLEAIVRNQQTLAAPITCSGIGLHSGQPVTITLRPAPTNTGVVFVNRNGKSGASLPASIEHLVPTELCTAINGNGFQVKTIEHVLAALSGLGVDNVYIDVTAGEIPVMDGSAVPFVRLINSVGLTLQSRRQPYLKIMAPIEVCDGQKRVRIEPSSTPKITYTIHYNHPMIKTQVYTHDCSAATFEHDIAEARTFGFMHEVQALWARGLGQGGSLENTVVLSENGIMNESGLRFSNEFVRHKVLDLIGDFSLLGMPFIGHLIAERSGHALHTRLVEQILEQPEKWILLNTESASAESRKSLPISRSQPAVALQAS; this comes from the coding sequence ATGACAACTCGTCATTTGAATTTGGAGGCCATCGTGAGGAATCAGCAAACTCTAGCCGCTCCGATTACCTGCTCTGGCATTGGACTTCACTCAGGCCAGCCAGTAACTATTACGCTCAGACCAGCGCCTACAAATACGGGTGTCGTCTTCGTGAATCGGAATGGAAAGTCAGGAGCCTCCCTCCCAGCATCTATCGAACATTTGGTGCCGACCGAACTATGCACCGCGATTAACGGCAATGGCTTTCAGGTTAAGACCATTGAGCATGTACTAGCCGCCCTCTCAGGACTGGGAGTCGATAACGTATACATTGATGTCACGGCTGGCGAAATTCCCGTCATGGACGGCAGCGCCGTGCCGTTTGTCAGACTGATCAATTCCGTAGGCCTGACTTTACAATCGCGCCGCCAGCCCTACTTAAAAATCATGGCCCCGATTGAAGTCTGCGACGGCCAAAAGCGTGTGCGCATCGAACCGTCATCGACGCCCAAAATCACGTACACCATTCACTACAATCATCCGATGATTAAGACGCAGGTCTATACGCACGACTGCTCTGCGGCCACCTTCGAACATGACATTGCAGAAGCCCGCACATTCGGATTCATGCACGAAGTACAAGCCCTCTGGGCACGTGGCCTCGGACAAGGCGGAAGCCTCGAGAATACCGTGGTCCTCTCAGAGAACGGAATCATGAATGAGTCCGGCCTTCGCTTCTCAAACGAATTCGTTCGCCACAAGGTCCTGGATCTTATTGGAGATTTCTCGCTTCTTGGCATGCCTTTCATCGGCCACCTCATTGCCGAACGGTCAGGGCATGCGCTCCACACTCGTCTTGTCGAGCAAATCTTGGAACAGCCTGAAAAATGGATTCTGCTCAATACAGAGTCCGCTTCCGCTGAATCCAGGAAGTCGCTTCCGATCAGCCGGTCACAGCCAGCCGTCGCGCTTCAGGCCTCGTAA
- a CDS encoding winged helix-turn-helix domain-containing protein translates to MEELTDILVGLEQRIHAYKNRFQELEKKKRRLDDEIATIKKYLELAETLYRVEADKAKLASLSSQIITDDNKGVRTLPVMDVTDQSREILLGRSKYVGKSVPEATYEILRESNRAMHAKELLQRLAEGGLQIKGKTPLTSVATSLKRDKRFRKVGPNTFEALDDVLVQAV, encoded by the coding sequence GTGGAAGAACTAACAGATATTCTTGTAGGGCTTGAGCAGCGGATCCATGCCTACAAGAATAGGTTTCAGGAGCTTGAGAAAAAGAAGCGTCGACTCGACGACGAGATTGCGACAATCAAGAAATATCTCGAACTTGCTGAGACACTCTACCGAGTAGAAGCAGATAAAGCGAAGCTTGCCAGTCTCTCCAGTCAAATTATTACCGATGACAATAAGGGCGTGCGGACTCTTCCGGTCATGGATGTGACGGATCAGTCGCGCGAGATTCTCTTAGGCCGCAGCAAGTATGTCGGAAAGAGTGTTCCCGAAGCGACGTATGAAATCTTGCGCGAGTCCAACCGTGCCATGCATGCGAAGGAATTGCTGCAACGGCTTGCGGAAGGTGGGCTACAGATCAAAGGGAAAACGCCGTTGACCTCTGTGGCGACGTCACTGAAGCGGGATAAGCGATTTAGGAAAGTCGGTCCAAATACGTTTGAAGCACTTGATGATGTGTTGGTTCAAGCGGTGTAG
- a CDS encoding inositol monophosphatase family protein, with product MLDSSPLHETPVTLLLDTAIHAARQAGKVLSHYAHTGFRVENKSAIDLVTEADLAAEQCVIDVILASYPKHAFLAEERGRIGESQSPYLWIIDPLDGTTNFAHGFPTYCVSIGLEYKKQCVLGVVYDPSRDELFSAMRGGGARVNDQPLHVSQTAQLDQALLVTGFAYNIRETPNNNLDHFARFALRVQGLRRTGSAALDLCYVAAGRFDGFWEVKLNPWDMAAGVVILREAGGRVTDFCGQSHSLYGQELVASNGHLHDSMISVIRESLDSRPPSLR from the coding sequence ATGCTTGACTCATCACCCCTCCATGAAACACCTGTCACCTTGCTCTTGGACACAGCCATTCATGCAGCAAGACAAGCAGGCAAGGTCCTCTCGCATTACGCGCACACCGGTTTCCGCGTCGAGAACAAGAGCGCGATCGATCTCGTCACAGAGGCAGATCTTGCCGCCGAGCAATGCGTGATCGATGTGATTCTGGCTAGCTATCCCAAACACGCCTTCCTCGCGGAAGAACGAGGACGCATTGGAGAAAGTCAGTCTCCCTACCTCTGGATTATCGATCCGCTCGACGGCACCACAAACTTTGCACATGGCTTTCCTACATATTGCGTATCCATTGGCCTTGAGTACAAGAAGCAGTGTGTACTTGGCGTTGTATACGATCCCAGTCGTGATGAACTCTTCAGCGCCATGCGTGGTGGAGGAGCGCGCGTCAATGATCAGCCACTCCACGTCTCTCAAACAGCACAGTTAGATCAAGCCCTCCTGGTAACCGGCTTTGCTTACAATATTCGAGAAACTCCGAACAACAACCTCGATCACTTTGCTCGGTTTGCACTTCGGGTCCAAGGGCTCCGCCGCACAGGATCGGCAGCCCTTGATCTCTGCTATGTCGCGGCAGGACGATTCGACGGATTTTGGGAAGTGAAGCTCAACCCGTGGGATATGGCCGCCGGGGTAGTGATCCTTCGCGAGGCCGGGGGAAGGGTGACGGACTTTTGTGGCCAATCGCACTCTCTCTACGGACAGGAGTTGGTTGCAAGCAATGGACACCTCCACGATTCTATGATTTCAGTGATTCGGGAATCCCTGGACAGCAGACCTCCATCTCTCCGATGA
- a CDS encoding arsenosugar biosynthesis-associated peroxidase-like protein, whose protein sequence is MESYYHAHDLGKFAEMGKGNKELWDKFMSYYSAVFAEGALTEREKALIALAVAHAVQCPYCIDAYTQASLEKGSNVEEMTEAVHVACAIRGGASLVHGVQMRNVAEKLSM, encoded by the coding sequence ATGGAGTCGTATTATCACGCACACGATCTGGGTAAATTCGCCGAGATGGGCAAAGGTAATAAGGAACTCTGGGACAAGTTCATGAGCTACTACAGTGCGGTATTCGCGGAGGGGGCCCTGACGGAGCGGGAGAAAGCCTTGATCGCCCTCGCCGTCGCGCACGCCGTGCAATGTCCCTATTGCATCGATGCCTATACGCAGGCGTCGCTGGAGAAGGGATCGAATGTTGAGGAAATGACCGAAGCGGTGCACGTCGCCTGCGCGATTAGGGGAGGCGCGTCGCTCGTGCATGGCGTCCAGATGCGGAACGTGGCCGAGAAGTTGTCGATGTAA
- a CDS encoding RiPP maturation radical SAM C-methyltransferase has translation MSDQAQVALINMPFSYSKYPSIQLGTLSALLKSKGIPVDCHHLNVRFAHKIGVPLYEMICEKRALFGEWLFSYLLFRDNPKRAEYPRVFKPVFEQVAQESGQPISFFEDMATRTAPQFLTWAMTAIDWGQYKLVGFTSTFDQNVASLTLAKMIKDLYPEVKIVFGGANYDGEMGMEYFRAFPFIDYVVVGEGEEVVPALVRHVLEGTSDAVPNGVIFREQDRIRFTPNPALFADFAKTGPPDYDDYYHLLAELGDAAQGLDRILLYEGSRGCWWGEKHHCTFCGLNAQSMKFRAKSPDQAAREMTALSSRYDTTRFRLVDNIIDMKYVENLFGQFAAAHCDLDVFIETKSNLQKSQIRMLAVGGVKCMQPGLESLSLSQLKAMDKGVTPMQNILCLKWSSYYRVAVSWNILLGFPGETNEDYRRQIDLLPSLFHLQAPEATGKFWLQRFSPYFTRPHEYGVRITGPGMAYEYVYDAARLDLLKIAYDFEYELDHWPVDPHLYQELVGLVEEWQRRARGSDRPFLYYSKSMDYITVYDGRDPQAPTRQRFDWPAAGIIEACNEAAKSRDQIRAVLKEAKRDMTLSDDELNDALGVLTSRRILYEEREKYFTLAIPENQFL, from the coding sequence ATGAGCGATCAGGCGCAGGTGGCGCTCATCAACATGCCGTTCAGTTATTCGAAGTACCCCTCGATCCAACTGGGCACCCTCTCTGCGCTGCTCAAGTCGAAGGGGATTCCCGTCGACTGCCACCATTTGAACGTCCGTTTCGCCCACAAGATCGGTGTCCCTCTCTATGAAATGATCTGCGAGAAGCGCGCCCTCTTCGGGGAGTGGCTCTTTTCCTATCTCCTGTTTCGCGACAATCCCAAGCGTGCGGAATACCCGCGGGTCTTTAAGCCGGTCTTCGAGCAAGTGGCTCAGGAGAGCGGGCAGCCGATCTCCTTTTTTGAAGACATGGCGACGAGGACGGCGCCGCAGTTTCTGACCTGGGCGATGACGGCGATTGATTGGGGTCAGTACAAACTCGTCGGTTTTACCTCGACCTTCGATCAGAATGTGGCGAGCCTGACGCTGGCGAAGATGATCAAGGATCTGTATCCAGAGGTGAAGATCGTCTTCGGCGGGGCGAACTATGACGGCGAGATGGGGATGGAATACTTCAGGGCGTTTCCCTTTATCGACTATGTCGTGGTGGGCGAAGGAGAAGAGGTGGTGCCTGCCCTCGTGCGCCATGTCCTAGAGGGTACGTCTGACGCGGTTCCGAATGGAGTGATCTTCCGAGAGCAGGATCGGATTCGATTTACACCGAACCCGGCGCTGTTTGCCGATTTCGCGAAGACCGGGCCTCCGGACTACGACGACTATTACCATCTGCTGGCCGAACTCGGGGATGCAGCGCAGGGCCTGGACCGCATTCTCCTTTACGAAGGCTCGCGCGGTTGTTGGTGGGGGGAGAAGCACCATTGCACGTTCTGCGGCCTCAATGCCCAGAGCATGAAGTTCCGGGCGAAATCGCCGGATCAGGCGGCGCGCGAGATGACGGCGCTCTCCAGCCGGTACGACACGACCCGGTTCAGGCTGGTCGATAACATCATCGACATGAAGTATGTCGAGAATCTGTTCGGCCAGTTTGCCGCGGCGCATTGCGATCTCGATGTGTTCATCGAAACTAAGAGCAATCTTCAGAAGAGTCAGATCCGCATGCTCGCGGTGGGGGGCGTGAAGTGTATGCAGCCGGGCCTGGAGAGTCTCAGCCTGTCGCAGCTCAAGGCGATGGATAAGGGCGTGACGCCCATGCAGAACATCTTGTGTCTGAAGTGGAGTAGCTACTACCGTGTCGCGGTGTCCTGGAATATTCTGCTCGGATTCCCTGGCGAGACGAATGAGGATTATCGGCGGCAGATCGATTTGCTTCCCTCGCTCTTCCATTTGCAGGCGCCGGAAGCGACCGGGAAATTCTGGCTGCAGCGGTTCAGTCCCTACTTTACGCGTCCGCATGAATATGGTGTGCGGATTACGGGGCCGGGGATGGCCTATGAGTATGTGTATGATGCGGCGCGCCTTGATTTGCTCAAGATCGCCTATGATTTCGAGTATGAGTTGGATCACTGGCCGGTGGATCCGCATCTCTATCAGGAACTGGTCGGTCTGGTGGAGGAATGGCAGCGACGGGCGCGCGGCAGCGACCGACCGTTTTTGTATTACTCAAAGTCTATGGACTACATCACGGTGTATGACGGACGGGATCCTCAGGCTCCGACCAGGCAGCGGTTCGATTGGCCAGCCGCAGGCATCATCGAGGCTTGCAATGAGGCTGCGAAGAGCAGGGATCAGATTCGGGCCGTACTAAAAGAAGCGAAGCGTGACATGACACTGTCTGATGACGAGCTGAATGATGCGCTGGGTGTCTTGACGAGCCGTCGTATCCTCTATGAAGAGCGGGAGAAATACTTCACGCTCGCGATTCCAGAAAACCAATTTCTCTGA
- a CDS encoding 4a-hydroxytetrahydrobiopterin dehydratase, with amino-acid sequence MGLADNACIPCRGGVPPVPADRAQALLKELGRGWTLNAQGHLERLYTFKDFAQALAYVNKVGVIAEAEGHHPDLYLAWGKCKVEIWTHKINGLTESDFYLAAKADREFEPFRAAVS; translated from the coding sequence ATGGGTCTTGCCGACAATGCCTGTATCCCCTGTCGCGGTGGTGTGCCGCCGGTTCCCGCGGATCGTGCGCAGGCTCTGCTGAAAGAATTGGGTCGGGGCTGGACGCTGAACGCGCAAGGGCATCTTGAACGGCTCTATACATTCAAGGATTTTGCTCAAGCCTTAGCCTATGTGAATAAAGTGGGCGTGATCGCTGAGGCCGAGGGTCATCATCCGGATCTCTACCTGGCTTGGGGCAAGTGCAAGGTGGAGATCTGGACACACAAGATTAACGGCCTCACGGAAAGCGATTTTTATCTCGCGGCAAAAGCCGACCGGGAGTTTGAGCCATTCCGAGCGGCAGTATCCTAA